From Carassius gibelio isolate Cgi1373 ecotype wild population from Czech Republic chromosome B21, carGib1.2-hapl.c, whole genome shotgun sequence, the proteins below share one genomic window:
- the cd8a gene encoding T-cell surface glycoprotein CD8 alpha chain encodes MYQICIVFFVILSLFDGGFADNVYKEGEEVTVNCDTKQPGVITFWFQINKSGLKYLFTVKSTEIKANADPKKYKVNQNAKVSLAIQSFEKNTDSGFYTCAAMNNNKLFFGGLTEIKGQPDPVSQPPKEETAPPTTTSPVITTKSQCNCKKTDPKPIINCETWILSSLAAGCGVLLILLIFTILHCNRLRTRRCPHHHKRQPRPAGHAKLTNNPL; translated from the exons atgtatcaaatatgcaTAGTATTTTTTGTGATTTTGTCCCTCTTCGATG GGGGCTTTGCAGATAACGTCTACAAAGAAGGAGAGGAGGTAACGGTCAACTGTGACACCAAACAGCCCGGCGTCATTACATTCTGGTTTCAGATAAACAAAAGTGGTCTAAAGTATCTGTTCACCGTTAAAAGCACAGAAATAAAAGCAAATGCTGATCCGAAAAAATACAAAGTGAACCAAAATGCTAAGGTTAGTTTGGCTATTCAGTCTTTTGAGAAAAATACAGACAGTGGATTTTACACCTGCGCAGCCATGAACAACAATAAACTCTTCTTTGGAGGTCTGACAGAAATTAAAGGACAACCAG ATCCAGTATCGCAACCTCCAAAAGAAGAGACAGCACCACCGACAACTACATCACCCGTGATTACGACAAAATCACAGTGTAACTGTAAAAAAACAG ACCCGAAGCCTATCATCAACTGTGAGACTTGGATATTGTCATCTTTGGCCGCTGGTTGTGGTGTTCTCCTTATTCTGCTGATCTTCACCATTTTGCACTGCAACC GTTTAAGAACAAGACGATGTCCTCACCATCACAAAAGACA ACCCAGACCTGCTGGCCATGCAAAA